Proteins encoded in a region of the Zea mays cultivar B73 chromosome 2, Zm-B73-REFERENCE-NAM-5.0, whole genome shotgun sequence genome:
- the LOC103648635 gene encoding calcium-dependent protein kinase 5 gives RPQANIFNEYIAETQQGIFDVVLKGVIDFDSDPWPVISDSAKDLIRRMLNPRSAERLTAHEVLCHPWIRDHGVAPDRPLDPAVLSRIKQFSAMNKLKKMALRVIAESLSEEEIAGLKEMFQTMDTDNSGAITYDELKEGLRKYGSTLKDTEIRDLMDAVS, from the exons AGACCGCAAGCTAACATTTTCAATGAATACATTGCAGAAACACAACAAGGAATATTTGATGTTGTATTGAAAGGTGTCATTGATTTTGATTCTGATCCGTGGCCTGTCATATCTGATAGTGCAAAAGATCTTATAAGACGAATGCTGAATCCTCGCTCTGCCGAGCGCTTAACAGCACATGAAGTTCTAT GCCATCCATGGATTCGTGACCATGGAGTAGCTCCTGACCGTCCACTGGATCCAGCTGTCTTATCTCGCATTAAGCAATTCTCTGCAATGAATAAGTTGAAGAAAATGGCTTTGCGA GTAATAGCAGAGAGCCTATCAGAAGAGGAAATTGCGGGGTTGAAGGAAATGTTCCAGACCATGGACACTGACAACAGTGGCGCAATTACCTACGATGAACTAAAAGAAGGATTGAGAAAATATGGTTCCACACTGAAGGACACTGAGATTCGTGATCTTATGGATGCAGTAAGTTAA